CGGTCGTGCTTGTGATCGGAGTCAATGGTGTGGGCAAGACGACATCTGTCGGCAAGCTGGCCGGAAAACTGAAAGAGCAGGGACGCAAGGTAATTCTGGCGGCTGCCGATACGTTCCGGGCTGCGGCAGGGGAACAGCTCACCGAGTGGGCAAACCGGGCCGGTGTGGAGATCATCGGCGGCAAAGAGGGATCGGACCCGGCCTCCGTTATTTTTGATGCGGTGAGCGCGGCCAAAGCGAGGGGCGCAGATGTGCTTCTGTGCGATACGGCGGGCAGACTGCACAATAAGAAAAACCTTATGGAAGAGCTGAAAAAGATCAACCGCATCATCGAAAAGGAATTTCCGCAGGCCCATCGGGAGAATCTTGTCGTACTGGACGGTACGACCGGCCAGAATGCACTGCAGCAGGCGAAAGAGTTTGGAGAAGTGACAGATCTGACAGGTATCATTCTGACAAAAATGGACGGCACGGCAAAGGGAGGAATCGCAGTCGCTATTCAGTCTGAGCTGCATGTGCCGGTCAAATATATCGGCGTGGGGGAGACGATTGACGATCTGCAGAAATTTGATCCCGATGAATTTGTCAACGCATTGTTTGAGACAGGAGAGGAACACTATGAGTAAGAATATGCTGACGCTGGAGGCATTTGAAGAGGCGGCGGAAGTCGTCAAAAAAGTGACGCTGGAGACAAAGCTCGTATACAGCGACTATCTGAGCAGCCAGACCGGCAACAAGGTGTATTTAAAGCCGGAAAATATGCAGTTTACCGGAGCTTATAAAGTGCGGGGCGCCTATTATAAGATGAGCACGTTAAGCGATGAAGAGCGTGCGAAAGGGCTGATCACCGCTTCTGCGGGCAATCATGCGCAGGGCGTGGCTTATGCGGCGAAATGTTACGGCGCCAGGGCAACGATCGTCATGCCGACGACGACACCGCTGATGAAGGTGACAAGGACGAAAAGTTACGGCGCTGATGTGGTACTGTACGGTGATGTTTATGATGAGGCGTGCGCTCATGCTCTTGAGCTGGCGGAGAAACATGGCTATACTTTCATTCATCCGTTTGATGATGAGGCGGTGGCCACCGGACAGGGAACGATCGCCATGGAGATCTTCAAGGAACTTCCGCTCGTCGATTATATCCTGGTGCCGATCGGCGGCGGCGGACTGGCCACAGGTGTGTCGACATTGGCAAAGCTGCTCAATCCCAAGATCAAGGTAATCGGTGTGGAACCCGCAGGCGCCAACTGTATGCAGGAGTCGATCAGGAACGGAAAAGTAACGACGTTGCCAAATGTGAGCACGATCGCGGACGGTACGGCAGTCAAGACGCCGGGAACGAATATTTTTCCCTATATTCAGAAAAATCTGGACGGTATACTCACTGTAGAGGACAAAGAGCTTGTCGTCTCTTTTCTCGATATGGTGGAGAATCATAAAATCGTTGTGGAAAATTCCGGCCTGCTGACGGTGGCGGCGCTCAAACAACTGAAGCCAGAGAAGAAGAAGGTCGTCTCGATTTTAAGCGGCGGCAATATGGACATTATCACGATGTCCTCTGTCGTCCAGCAGGGACTGATCTTCCGTGACCGTATCTTCTCCGTGTCTGTCCTGCTGCCGGATAAGCCGGGCGAACTTTGCAGGGTCGCCTCTGTGATCGCCAAAGAGAGCGGCAATGTAATCAAGCTGGAGCACAATCAGTTTGTATCTACGAACAGGAGCGCGGCGGTCGAACTGCGGATCACGATGGAGGCATTCGGTACTGAGCATAAGCAGCAGATTATCGGGGCGCTGGAGAAGGAGGGCTACTGTCCGAAAGTCGTAGCTACCAGTATCTGATGTGGGAGAAGGAGTTTGAACGGATATTTCAGAAAAAGCGTAGGAAAATAGCAGCGATCTATATTGGAAGCGCAGTCGGTATTGTACTGCTCACAATAGCGGTCATGATCTTTGCCGTTATGTCGGTGGACGGAACGACGGCATACCTTTGGACGGCACTGGCAAAGGATATTGAATGGCAGCACATTGGTAGTTTTTTGTTGATTTTTGCCGTTTATTTTCTCCCCTGCCTGATCTGCTGCGTCTTTGTGACGGTATCGGCCCGGCAGTGCAGGAGTGTTTTGAAGAAAGTGTCTTCCGGAGAACGGGAACAGCTCATGTGGCTCTTGCACAGCTATCAGAAGGGCATTGGTGCGGGCGATATTCTGGCGGCGGACAATTATTTTCTGTACCGGGAGAAATGGGGGTTTTTCTATCCCCGGCTGATCGCTTACCGTGATGTCGTCTGGTTGTATTTATCTCAGTCTAATTATGACGATATGGGTATGAATGCGAAGGGAACCCCTTCCGTCACGTCCGGGCCGCGCTTTTGTACGACCGTGTTTTATACGAGGGACAGGAAAAAACACCATATATTTATGGGAGATTATCATAAAATACTGGAGCGCTGTACCGAAGTGATACAGGGCTATGGCAGGGAGCAGAAGGCGCTGGCACAGGAACAGTTTATTAAATGGGAGAGTTTAGGCGGATGAACAGAAAGAGTATCAAAAAGGGGCTCAGAAACTATTTGGTCATTACATTGGCGGCGATCGTCTATGCGGCGGGGGTCAGTCTTTTTCTGGACCCTAATAATCTGGCGCCGGGCGGCGTGACAGGTATCGCGATCCTGCTGAACAGATTGATCGGGGTCAATACCGGTACGCTGATTATGATCCTCAATGTTCCGATTATCCTGCTTGGTATGTGGAAGTTTGGCTGGAAGTTTATTGTCTCTACCTTCTATGCGATTTTTGCGGTGTCTGCGGCCACGGATATTCTGGCGCCTGTAGGGGCGCTCACGAAGGAACCGATGCTGGCAGCGATCGCCGGCGGTGCGTTATCTGCGGCGGCGTTGGGCATTATATTCAGGGCGGGAGCGACGACAGGCGGTACAGACATCATTATCAAGGTACTGCGTCTGAAATATCCCCATATGCGGACCGGTTTTTTGTTTCTGCTCTCGGACGTGATGATTGCAGGCAGTTCCCTGTTTGTGTTCGGTGATGTAGACGTCGTCTTATATGCGCTGCTTGCGGTTTTTGTCATGTCGCGTGTGATGGATATTGTGCTTTATGGTACGGACGAGGCCAAACTGATTTATATCATCAGTGATAAGCCGAAGGAGATTGCAGACCGCATTCTGGAAGAAATTGAAATCGGTGTGACCTATCTGGATGGCCGGGGCGGCTACAGCAGCCAGAGCAAAGAAGTCATTATGTGCGTGACGAGAAAACAGCAGGCGCCGAAGATCGAGGAGATCGTGAAAGAGGAAGATCCGCGTGCCTTTATGATTGTGACAAGCGCTTCAGAGATATACGGAGAGGGCTATAAAAATATTTTTGCCGACAAAATATAAGGTTTGTCGGCAAAACATTGTTTTATGTGATGGGTATCTGATGGATGGCGTCAGGCCGGGAAGTAATAGACAGTGCCAAATGCACGGACATCGGTCTGCGCTGCCGTATCGCCGGAACAGCCATTTTCACTGGACAGGCCGTCCGCATATCCCTGATCTTTTAAATAAGTCTGAAAGATTTTCTCCGTCGTCGTGTCAGTGGAGATTTCCGTGCCGTCAGAGCCCAGTACTTTGACGGTCATTTTTTGATCTTCCATGATCGGTCCGATCAGAATATTTTCATAACTCTGTCCGAAATTCCGTTTTGAGATGGATTTGAACAGATCTTTTGTAAACTGGACCTGATTGCGGGAAGGATCGTAGATCAGATAATTTTTTTCCGTATGCAGTTCGAATCTATGATATTTTTTAAAGATAAGTTCCATATGCTTCACCTCTTACTATCACTACTATAGCAAGCATTTTTCTATATATAAATAATAAAAATTGCTATATATATTGCAAAAAATGCTCATTCACTCTATAATAATTCGTATGAAAAACTATGAGAAAACAGGATACCTGCAGGAGCCTTTCCGGCTTTTTCATCTGAAAGACAATGTCAGACAGGAAATCAGTCTGCATTACCACGATTTTTACAAGATTATTGTTTTTTATACGGGAACCGTCACCTATATGGTTGAGGGAAAATCGTATCTGTTAAAGCCAGGAGATATTGTGCTCGTAAACAGAAATCATATTCATAAGCCGACGATTGATGACTCTGTACCTTATGAGAGGACGATCTTTTATATTTCGGGGGAATGTCTGGAGAGCTGCCGCTCGGAAGGATACGATCCCTTTTTCTGTTTTACACAGGCGGCGGAGAAAAAAGATTATGTGCTGCGGGTGGAAGACTTTCTGAAAACGGAGGCAGGCGGCATTCTCGCTGCCATGGAATCAGGGGGAGAGCGGTATGGCTGGCAGGCAGAACGGCTGCTGCTGTTTCAGCTTTTCCTGTTGGCCGTAAATCGTATCTGCCAGGGCGGGGAACAGGAAGCGAAAATCTGTCCTCCCGCTGTGTATCACCAGAAGATTATTGATGCTATGACTTACCTGTCAGAACACATATTCGAAGAAATTTCCGTCGATGATCTGGCGGACGCCGTCTATATGAGTAAATATCATCTGATGCGGCAGTTTAAAAAAGAGACCGGATATACGATACACAAATATTTGACGGAAAAGCGGATTATGGCAGCAAAAGAGATGCTGCTGGCGGGTCAGCCGGCCACAAGTGTGAGCGAGGTGTGCGGTTTTCTTGACTATTCGACGTTCTTACGGGCATTCAGAGGGAGTGTGGGGATGACGCCTACGGATTTTGCAGCATCCCGGAAAGGCCGGAACTCGGGTGGAGGGCAAAATCTTCGGTGACAAAAACAGCTTCCACACCGGGGAGCGACTCCGCATAGGCCATACCTTTTTCCAGTCCGAGCAGGAAGCAGGCAGTGCTCAGTATGTCCGCATCGGCGGATGATTCGGTTACGATTGTGACAGAGAGCAGGCCATTGTCTTCCGGCATTCCTGTCCTGGTATTGAACAGATGATGGTAGCGGATGCCGTCCAGTGTAAAGTACCGTTCATAGACACCGGAAGAGACAAGGGAGACGTCCGCTGCGGTAAGTACGGCGATCGGGGTTCCTTCCATATCGAACGGTTTTTGGATGCCCAGTCTGAACGGTGAGCCGTCAGGCCTGTTGCCGAGGGCAAGCAGATTGCCGCCGAGATTGATGAGGGCGCTGTCGATGCCCTGACCGGACAGATAGTCTTTCAGCCTGTCGGCGATATAGCCTTTGGCGATGCAGCCAAGGTCGAGAGCGGCGCCGGGGTCTGACAAAGTGACCGTCGTTCCTTCGAGAGACACCTTCTGATAATTCACATGTGAGAGAGTGTCCGCGATCTGTGCCGGAGCAGGCAGGGCGTTTTCAGCAGTCTTTGTCCCCAGGCTCTCGGAAGAAAAGTCCCAGAGGTCTGACAGAGGCGCGACAGTGACATCGACAGCGCCGTCAGTGGCCTCGCAATAGGAGAGCGCTTTCGCCAGCAGATCTGCAGTCTCCGCTGTTACCTGGACAGGGTGTCCCTGGGCGTGGTTGATGTTCCAGATGTCGCTGCCTTCTCTTGTGCGGCTGAACATGGCTTCATATGTTTCACAGATCTGAAAGCACTCGGTAAAAATTTCTTCCGTACGGGCGGTGGAGAGACCGGCCGTGTCATAGAGGGTGAGAGTGATCACGGTATCAAAATAAAACCCGGTCCGGGAGACGGGCAGGGAATTTTTTCCGCAGCCGCACAGGGAAGCGGCGGCAAGAAAACAGCAGAAGAGAGACCATAGTTTAAAGGCTTTCCTTAAATATAATTTTTTATAAATTTTTTTCATATAAATTCCTCTGGCTTGTTTTTTTTCCTTAAATAGTATACTATAATACCGGGTTTTCGAAAAGTGTGATGAAGAGGGAAGTATAAGATGAAACTGACAGATGATTTTGATGATAAAAATTCCGGCGCAGCCCTTGTCTATATGGGGATCGCCGTATTCCTGACGGTCGTGACGATTGTGGGAGCCGTTGTGCTCCTCAATCAAAAGCCGCGCCGCAGTAAAGGCAATGAGGCAGAGACAGTGGCAGCCGAGACAGAGAGCGGGCCGGACATGCAGGAGTCGGTGAGCGACGATCCGTATATTTCCGGCAGCACATTGACGAGCGACGATCTGGACTTCTGGCATATGTATGACGAGACAGAAGATTTGCTGGAGGAAAAAGAGAAGGAAAAAGAAGAGGAAAAGGAAGAAGAGCAGGACCCTTCCACTGATGGAAGACATACAAAACTCGTGTCGGACGACGGGACGGAGGAGTGGATTGAGATCAATCCTTATCTGACGAAAAATACGTACGATCATTCCGGACTTGTCTATCAATATCCGATTATGAAATATTATGAGGACAGTGAGAAGATGTCGCGGGTCGGTATTCATGTCTCGGCGGATGACGGGGACGTGAATTTTGACAGGCTGAAAAAGGCGGGCATCGACTTTGTCATGATACAGATCGGTTCCCGGGGCTATGGCAGCGGTAATCTGATGGCGGACGATATGTTTTATGAGAATGTGAGGAAAGCGACCGAGGCGGAGATGGATTTCGGGGTGACCTTCTTTTCTCAGGCGATTACAAAGGAAGAGGCGCTGGAGGAGGCGGACAGAGTCATAGAAGGGCTGCAGGGATTTACGGTCGTATATCCGGTTGTCTTTGATATGGAATATGTGAAAAACGATACCGCCAGGGTACAGGGACTGTCCAGAGACGCCAAGACGGAGATTGCGATCGCTTTTATGGAGGCGGTCGAGGAGGTAGGTTATAAGGCGATGCTCTATGGGGACAAGGAATGGCTGATCCGGAAAGTGGACCTGACGAAGCTGATCAGCTACGACATCTGGCTGTCGCAGGAGGCGGATACGCCGGATTATCCTTATAAGTATACGATGTGGGAATATACAAAAAACGCCAAGGTAAACGGGATCAGTGAACCGGCGAAACTGAGCATCTGTTTTATCGACTATGCGTCGAAATGACGGAGCGCGGCATGGGACAGGAGATTGACAGGGAGGGATCAGAATGGAACCGAGAAAGGTTACGGTGACAAGAAATACGAAGGAGACGGAGATCACGCTGACGCTGAATCTGGATGGCAGCGGAATCTGCAAAATCGACACGGGAATCGGCTTTTTCGATCATATGTTGAGCGGCTTTGCCAGACATGGACTGTTTGACCTGGAGGTTGTATGCAGGGGTGATCTGCAGGTGGACTGCCATCACACGATAGAAGATGTGGGGATTGTGCTTGGGGAAGCCATCCGCCAGGCTGTGGGAGAGAAGAAAGCTATCAGACGCTACGGCAGTCAGATACTGCCGATGGATGAGGCGCTTGTACTCTGTGCCATCGATCTGTCAGGCCGTCCCTGCCTGCGTTTTGACGAGGAATATACCGTGGACCGGCTCGGAGAGATGGATACGGAGATGATTCATGACTTTTTCTATGCCGTTTCCTATCGGGCGGAAATGAACCTGCATATCAAAAAGCTGGACGGAACGAACAATCATCATATTGCAGAAGCCAGCTTCAAGGCCTTTGCCAAAGCGCTCGATGAGGCGACGATGGCCGAGCCGCGCATAGAAGGTGTGTGGTCGACAAAAGGGGTGCTGTAGTGTTTGCAGAGAGGCGGATGAAAAGAAAGTCTGTGTGTCCCTACGGCCGGTAGTCCATGATCCGCCGGGAGATGGGGAGCAGAGCATATAAGTCGGCGTAACGGGAAGCAGAGATGTTCTCAATGTAATTGGGGACATACTGCCTTGATACGCCGGCTTTTTTCAGGATGTCGACCGCCTTGTTGTATGCGATGGCGGCGAGTGTCTCGTTCTCATAATAGCCGATGACAAAATCACCGTTGATGTGTATTTTCGCTTTATAGCACGGTTTTCCCTGTCTTGTGGCGCGGCTGACACCATGATACCGGTTGAGGATCTCGATATTTTCATAACGGTAATCAAGAGGATCGCCGTTGACAAAACGATAGTCCCGGCCTTCAACGGCGTAGTTTTTGATGCCATAGCGGGAGGCGATACTCACCTGCATCCCGTAGTCTGACACAAAGAGGCGGCCGCCCCGCCGCATGATCTTACGGGACGAATAATAAAACAGGTCGTCCATGTCAAATTTCAGCACCAGATCAGGCGTCAGATAATAGTCAAAGTAGCGGATATGAATATAGATCGGATTGGCTATATAAATTTTATTGTCTCTGAAATTCAGCAGACTGACCCATTTTGCAAAAGGAAGTGCCTGATCTTCCGCGTATGACTCTAAAGTGACAGATGTGTCATTTAATAGGCATGAGGCCTCCTCATAAGCCTGATTGGCCGGAATTTCCCCGGGAAAACTTCCGAGGCTGATATGTTTGGTGCGGTAGGTGACGGAAGCACGGTAGTAAGTGGTGCCGTCTTTTTTTTTCGTGGCATAAACGCCGGGCAGACTCATAACAGGTTCCTTTCTCTCAGGTATCAGGCGCAGGTTACAGATTATGACTGATCACCGTATATTGTAGCAGAAACAGTCGCAGTTTGGAATCGCTTTGATTGCATTATGTATGCTTTCCCGCTATAATGAAGACAATGAGGGTAAGGAGGAAGCAGGCATGTATACGATTGTGATCGCGGACGATGAGGCGGGACTGCGACAGGCGCTGATCAGACGGATCGACTGGCAGGATGTGGGGTTTGAGGTCGTAGGTGAGGCGGAGAACGGTGCGGAAGCGCTGGAACTGGTAGAGAAGCTGGAGCCCGATCTGCTGCTGACGGATGTGAAGATGCCATTTATGTCCGGTATCGAGCTGGCGAGAGCGGTGCGGGAAATCCGGCCGACGATGCAGATCGCCTTTTTGAGCGGCTTTGACGATTTTACCTATGCCCAGCAGGCGATCCAGTATAATATTATCAGCTATATGCTGAAGCCGATCTCCTCGGAGGAGCTGACGAAAGAGTTAAAAAAAATCAAGTCAAAAATAGATGAGAGATTCGAAGAATTTACGAGAAAGACGACGCAGCAGGAGCAGTACGGTCTGACAGGGTTTGTGATGCCGCTTTTGCTGGATTCCTATCAGAGCAGTCAAAGTCAGGAGCGGGAAGCACTGCTTGAGCGGGAGGCGGTGTGCAGAGGGCTGCTGAAAGAGGCGTCTGTCTCTGTGTGCTATACGGTTCTGGTGACGAGCTTTTGGGACGACAGGGGCAACAATCTGACGGATGAATCGAGTGTCAATGCCGTGCGGCTGGTCTTTCGCAAATATGTGCATCATGTGAGCTTTTACAGTAACGGCCGCATTGTTTCTCTGCTGATAGCTGCCAGAGAGGAACTGGAGAAGCATCTTCACATTCTGGTGGAGGACATTTCCCAGAGTGTAAAGCGAATCCTTGGTCTGTCCGCATTTATCGGTGTGAGCCGTATCGTCTCTGAGCTTGGGAGTTGCCATGAGGCCTATATAGAGGCGATGGATGCCATGGGCTATTCCAGACGCGGCAATGAGGGAATCTATTTCATTTCCGACATTGAGCGGT
The sequence above is a segment of the Lachnospiraceae bacterium JLR.KK008 genome. Coding sequences within it:
- the ilvA gene encoding threonine ammonia-lyase, whose protein sequence is MLTLEAFEEAAEVVKKVTLETKLVYSDYLSSQTGNKVYLKPENMQFTGAYKVRGAYYKMSTLSDEERAKGLITASAGNHAQGVAYAAKCYGARATIVMPTTTPLMKVTRTKSYGADVVLYGDVYDEACAHALELAEKHGYTFIHPFDDEAVATGQGTIAMEIFKELPLVDYILVPIGGGGLATGVSTLAKLLNPKIKVIGVEPAGANCMQESIRNGKVTTLPNVSTIADGTAVKTPGTNIFPYIQKNLDGILTVEDKELVVSFLDMVENHKIVVENSGLLTVAALKQLKPEKKKVVSILSGGNMDIITMSSVVQQGLIFRDRIFSVSVLLPDKPGELCRVASVIAKESGNVIKLEHNQFVSTNRSAAVELRITMEAFGTEHKQQIIGALEKEGYCPKVVATSI
- the ftsY gene encoding signal recognition particle-docking protein FtsY gives rise to the protein MSGEKKGFFSRLKEGLSKTRDNIVNGIDDLFNGYSMIDEEFYEELEEILIMGDIGVNATNAILERLRGQVKEKHMREPAACKQLLIDSIREQMQVGETAYDFEKEQSVVLVIGVNGVGKTTSVGKLAGKLKEQGRKVILAAADTFRAAAGEQLTEWANRAGVEIIGGKEGSDPASVIFDAVSAAKARGADVLLCDTAGRLHNKKNLMEELKKINRIIEKEFPQAHRENLVVLDGTTGQNALQQAKEFGEVTDLTGIILTKMDGTAKGGIAVAIQSELHVPVKYIGVGETIDDLQKFDPDEFVNALFETGEEHYE
- the hisB gene encoding imidazoleglycerol-phosphate dehydratase HisB, translated to MEPRKVTVTRNTKETEITLTLNLDGSGICKIDTGIGFFDHMLSGFARHGLFDLEVVCRGDLQVDCHHTIEDVGIVLGEAIRQAVGEKKAIRRYGSQILPMDEALVLCAIDLSGRPCLRFDEEYTVDRLGEMDTEMIHDFFYAVSYRAEMNLHIKKLDGTNNHHIAEASFKAFAKALDEATMAEPRIEGVWSTKGVL
- a CDS encoding response regulator, encoding MYTIVIADDEAGLRQALIRRIDWQDVGFEVVGEAENGAEALELVEKLEPDLLLTDVKMPFMSGIELARAVREIRPTMQIAFLSGFDDFTYAQQAIQYNIISYMLKPISSEELTKELKKIKSKIDERFEEFTRKTTQQEQYGLTGFVMPLLLDSYQSSQSQEREALLEREAVCRGLLKEASVSVCYTVLVTSFWDDRGNNLTDESSVNAVRLVFRKYVHHVSFYSNGRIVSLLIAAREELEKHLHILVEDISQSVKRILGLSAFIGVSRIVSELGSCHEAYIEAMDAMGYSRRGNEGIYFISDIERCRTFDQEKVQSAVNEIENLLRSGSAEELECYLNDFFGEMEKDKTQPVTMRLVMAQLIAAVFRVVYAVAVSEAVQSLQLSPPLQGSIFFRDIGEMREQYIALCLTARELVAEHYKKSGCALCDRALEVIENRYMDSELSLNSISSEIAVSPNYLSALIKRSTGSTFVDLLTKRRMQEAKRLLLGTPIKIREISEKCGYNDQHYFSYCFKKFEGVSPNVCRRQHEENESEK
- a CDS encoding AraC family transcriptional regulator translates to MKNYEKTGYLQEPFRLFHLKDNVRQEISLHYHDFYKIIVFYTGTVTYMVEGKSYLLKPGDIVLVNRNHIHKPTIDDSVPYERTIFYISGECLESCRSEGYDPFFCFTQAAEKKDYVLRVEDFLKTEAGGILAAMESGGERYGWQAERLLLFQLFLLAVNRICQGGEQEAKICPPAVYHQKIIDAMTYLSEHIFEEISVDDLADAVYMSKYHLMRQFKKETGYTIHKYLTEKRIMAAKEMLLAGQPATSVSEVCGFLDYSTFLRAFRGSVGMTPTDFAASRKGRNSGGGQNLR
- a CDS encoding FAD:protein FMN transferase; its protein translation is MKKIYKKLYLRKAFKLWSLFCCFLAAASLCGCGKNSLPVSRTGFYFDTVITLTLYDTAGLSTARTEEIFTECFQICETYEAMFSRTREGSDIWNINHAQGHPVQVTAETADLLAKALSYCEATDGAVDVTVAPLSDLWDFSSESLGTKTAENALPAPAQIADTLSHVNYQKVSLEGTTVTLSDPGAALDLGCIAKGYIADRLKDYLSGQGIDSALINLGGNLLALGNRPDGSPFRLGIQKPFDMEGTPIAVLTAADVSLVSSGVYERYFTLDGIRYHHLFNTRTGMPEDNGLLSVTIVTESSADADILSTACFLLGLEKGMAYAESLPGVEAVFVTEDFALHPSSGLSGMLQNP
- a CDS encoding YitT family protein encodes the protein MNRKSIKKGLRNYLVITLAAIVYAAGVSLFLDPNNLAPGGVTGIAILLNRLIGVNTGTLIMILNVPIILLGMWKFGWKFIVSTFYAIFAVSAATDILAPVGALTKEPMLAAIAGGALSAAALGIIFRAGATTGGTDIIIKVLRLKYPHMRTGFLFLLSDVMIAGSSLFVFGDVDVVLYALLAVFVMSRVMDIVLYGTDEAKLIYIISDKPKEIADRILEEIEIGVTYLDGRGGYSSQSKEVIMCVTRKQQAPKIEEIVKEEDPRAFMIVTSASEIYGEGYKNIFADKI
- a CDS encoding glycoside hydrolase family 25 protein, translating into MKLTDDFDDKNSGAALVYMGIAVFLTVVTIVGAVVLLNQKPRRSKGNEAETVAAETESGPDMQESVSDDPYISGSTLTSDDLDFWHMYDETEDLLEEKEKEKEEEKEEEQDPSTDGRHTKLVSDDGTEEWIEINPYLTKNTYDHSGLVYQYPIMKYYEDSEKMSRVGIHVSADDGDVNFDRLKKAGIDFVMIQIGSRGYGSGNLMADDMFYENVRKATEAEMDFGVTFFSQAITKEEALEEADRVIEGLQGFTVVYPVVFDMEYVKNDTARVQGLSRDAKTEIAIAFMEAVEEVGYKAMLYGDKEWLIRKVDLTKLISYDIWLSQEADTPDYPYKYTMWEYTKNAKVNGISEPAKLSICFIDYASK